A window of the Persephonella sp. genome harbors these coding sequences:
- a CDS encoding molybdopterin-dependent oxidoreductase — protein MEVKEEKKQSTGLEMSRRDFLKTSAAVAAAAAVGMEVPEEALAAASNAEAGWRWDKAVCRFCGTGCGIMIAVKDDRIVAVKGDPKAPVNKGLNCIKGYFTAKIMYGADRLTKPLLRMNDRGEFDKKGKFRPVSWKKAYEVMVQQFKKAYNELGPEGVAIFGSGQYTIMEGYAAAKLMKAGFRSNNIDPNARHCMASAVAAFIQTYGIDEPPGCYDDIELTDTFMVWGSNMAEMHPILWARVTDRKLSDPDRVKVVVLSTFRHRTMDLADIDIVFRPNTDLAMMNYIAREIVYNHPEAIDWDFVNKYCVFTTGYIDTGYGMRNPEHAKKLGYSDKEMQTIMKQAVKRVSALEAPALSVYGYKEGDVIKMKHAKQAGKHWIISFEDFKKALAPYTLDYVARIAKGDPDEPLEQFKEKLKKMAELYIEKGRKVVTFWTMGFNQHTRGSWVNEQAYMIHHLLGKQAQPGNGAFSITGQPSACGTAREVGT, from the coding sequence ATGGAGGTAAAGGAAGAGAAGAAGCAGTCAACGGGACTTGAGATGTCCCGTAGGGACTTCCTGAAAACCAGTGCTGCTGTAGCCGCTGCAGCTGCTGTTGGAATGGAAGTTCCTGAAGAAGCTCTTGCCGCAGCCTCAAATGCAGAGGCGGGATGGAGATGGGATAAGGCGGTTTGCCGTTTCTGTGGAACAGGTTGTGGTATTATGATCGCCGTTAAGGACGACCGTATTGTTGCGGTAAAAGGAGACCCTAAGGCTCCAGTCAACAAAGGTCTTAACTGTATCAAAGGTTACTTCACAGCCAAAATCATGTATGGTGCAGACCGTTTAACGAAACCTCTCCTTAGAATGAACGACAGAGGAGAGTTTGATAAGAAAGGTAAGTTCAGACCTGTAAGCTGGAAAAAGGCTTACGAAGTTATGGTTCAGCAGTTCAAAAAGGCTTATAACGAGCTTGGACCTGAAGGGGTAGCTATTTTTGGATCTGGTCAGTACACAATTATGGAAGGATACGCTGCTGCCAAGCTGATGAAAGCAGGTTTCAGATCTAACAACATTGATCCAAACGCAAGACACTGTATGGCATCTGCTGTTGCTGCTTTTATCCAGACATACGGAATAGACGAACCTCCAGGTTGTTACGATGATATTGAGCTTACAGATACATTTATGGTCTGGGGTTCAAATATGGCTGAAATGCACCCAATACTCTGGGCAAGGGTGACAGACAGAAAACTTTCTGATCCTGACAGGGTTAAGGTTGTTGTTCTTTCAACATTCAGACACAGAACAATGGATCTGGCTGATATAGACATAGTTTTCAGACCTAATACAGACCTTGCAATGATGAACTATATTGCGAGGGAGATCGTTTATAATCACCCTGAAGCTATAGACTGGGATTTTGTTAACAAATACTGCGTGTTCACAACAGGTTACATAGATACCGGTTATGGAATGAGAAATCCAGAACATGCTAAAAAACTTGGATACAGCGATAAAGAGATGCAGACAATTATGAAACAGGCTGTTAAGAGAGTGTCAGCCCTTGAAGCACCAGCTCTCAGCGTATACGGATACAAAGAAGGTGATGTCATTAAGATGAAACATGCCAAGCAGGCTGGAAAGCACTGGATTATATCTTTTGAAGACTTCAAAAAAGCACTTGCACCATACACACTTGATTACGTTGCGAGAATAGCGAAAGGTGATCCAGATGAGCCGTTAGAGCAGTTCAAAGAAAAACTGAAAAAGATGGCTGAGCTTTACATTGAAAAAGGAAGAAAGGTTGTTACATTCTGGACAATGGGATTCAACCAGCACACAAGAGGATCATGGGTAAATGAACAGGCATACATGATCCATCACCTTCTTGGAAAACAGGCACAGCCTGGAAATGGTGCGTTCTCAATCACAGGTCAGCCTTCAGCATGTGGAACAGCAAGGGAGGTTGGAACATT
- a CDS encoding iron-sulfur cluster assembly protein — MGVTKENVYEALKNVIDPEIGFNIVDLGLVYDVDVQDGKVKIKMTLSSPSCPLSGTILSWVESAVRNLEGVEDVDIQLVWEPKWSIDMASDEVKKALGMI, encoded by the coding sequence ATGGGAGTTACAAAAGAGAATGTTTATGAAGCTTTGAAAAATGTGATAGATCCGGAGATAGGCTTTAACATAGTTGATCTGGGTCTTGTTTATGACGTTGATGTGCAAGACGGAAAGGTTAAGATTAAAATGACCCTGTCTTCCCCGTCATGTCCCCTTTCAGGAACAATTCTCAGTTGGGTAGAGAGTGCCGTCAGAAATTTAGAGGGGGTTGAAGATGTAGATATACAGCTTGTGTGGGAACCAAAATGGAGCATTGATATGGCTTCTGATGAGGTTAAAAAGGCTCTGGGAATGATTTAG
- a CDS encoding Crp/Fnr family transcriptional regulator, translating into MIDAKDIYLFRHLSDDQLKKLQSISFVKDFKRGELLFYEGEEPKYLYILIEGAIRVYKTDFKGNEITLHYFHPVNMIAEVANFENFPYPATAEFETDGKVVAIDFDRFKNQFLTDPDVSFNVIKSLAYKIKILNDIIVQNMMMDAVSRVAKFIDEHEDLFKELKHNKIASLLNITPETFSRILKKFKDQDIIQKKGKDIYINREKLKKYI; encoded by the coding sequence ATGATTGATGCTAAAGATATCTATCTTTTCAGACACCTTAGTGATGATCAGCTGAAAAAACTGCAAAGTATCTCTTTTGTAAAAGATTTTAAGAGAGGAGAACTCCTGTTTTACGAAGGTGAAGAACCAAAATATCTTTATATTTTAATTGAAGGTGCTATCAGGGTTTATAAAACAGACTTTAAAGGAAATGAAATAACCCTGCACTATTTCCACCCTGTAAATATGATCGCAGAAGTTGCCAACTTTGAAAACTTCCCATACCCTGCAACAGCAGAGTTTGAAACAGACGGGAAGGTTGTTGCGATAGATTTTGACAGATTTAAAAACCAGTTTCTCACAGACCCTGATGTTTCTTTTAACGTTATAAAATCGCTGGCTTATAAAATAAAAATACTAAACGACATTATTGTGCAGAACATGATGATGGATGCTGTGTCAAGGGTTGCAAAATTTATTGATGAACATGAGGATCTGTTTAAAGAGCTAAAACACAATAAAATAGCCTCGCTACTTAACATAACACCTGAAACATTCTCAAGAATACTCAAAAAATTCAAAGATCAGGACATAATACAGAAAAAGGGAAAAGACATATACATAAACAGAGAAAAACTTAAAAAGTATATTTAA
- the ccsB gene encoding c-type cytochrome biogenesis protein CcsB yields MGFIKSIINGFFSISFMLFLLFIFGFSIGFATFIENDFGSETAWAVVYGAKWLEVLMVLLALNLIGNIIKYRMWQFRKLPAFLFHLSFLVIFLGAFLTRYFGYEGVIHIREGSQSNSIISADAYLQVKAVSDGKKLEEERKILLSALWKGVINRFEESFEINGKSLIVRYVDYYPIAEKVIVPDKEGIPYISLVYLIDDQPVEKVLKYGDVFDLGGLVFSFGKTVDKKGYVYVYLKDGQFYIKSDKEINYFQMQTEKTGKIPQKTDSLLVEKRMYMVGDKRFVVKQAVSSGRIDLMPSTSKMENGLQKSVLVVEVEYDGIKKTVKLLGGGFRSYVVGEPVNIKLNNLELTLSWGSKMINLPFYVYLKDFIVKRYPGSMKPSSYESDVIVKDPVNNKEFEYKIYMNHTLEYGGYKFFQSSYDPDEKGTVLSVNHDPGKIPTYIGYFMLALGLFLNLFNPYSRFGRLARLKVEKLLSVSAVFLILFSGQANSQENPQNISFEKILQEVKKVNKKHADKFGRLITQTFDGRLEPIDTLSIDVLNKVSKRTSFYGLNHNQIVLGMLVIPSYWKKIPVIKVSHPAVKKILGIPQDKRYFSFLDAFDSEGRYKLFEAVEIAGRKRPVERNQFDKEVLKIDERINILYMVFTGEIFRIFPLKGDPNHTWFSPRDAVEKFPKEKAEKIKLLLIAYFASAERGIKTGDWSLADKVLDKIREYQKSEGSDIYPSERKIKAELLYNKLNIFERLIFVYLFSGFVLLVLIFAKLIKPSLNLSIPTKVATGILVIGFLLHTFNLGLRWYISGYAPWSNGYESLIYIAWTVILAGIIFARQSPFAVATTGILSGLTLFVAHLSWMDPQITSIVPVLKSYWLTIHVTVITASYGFLGLSALLGFIALLLFIIRNPKKKDEKQRQIEISILEATRINEMSMIIGLSLLTVGNFLGGVWANESWGRYWGWDPKETWALVTILVYTFIIHTRFVNYMRSTYLFAVLSVVGFSSVLMTYFGVNFYLSGLHSYASGDPVPVPTWVYWAVGIVSIVILLAYKNRQIRSI; encoded by the coding sequence ATGGGATTTATTAAAAGTATAATTAACGGGTTTTTTTCCATATCTTTTATGCTTTTTCTATTGTTTATTTTTGGTTTTTCCATAGGTTTTGCAACATTTATTGAGAATGATTTTGGTAGCGAAACAGCATGGGCTGTTGTTTATGGTGCTAAATGGCTTGAAGTGCTGATGGTTCTTTTAGCTTTGAACCTTATCGGTAACATAATTAAATACAGAATGTGGCAGTTCAGAAAACTACCTGCATTTTTGTTCCACCTATCTTTTCTTGTTATTTTTCTGGGAGCTTTTCTCACAAGATACTTTGGCTATGAAGGTGTAATACACATAAGGGAAGGTTCCCAGTCCAACAGTATTATCTCGGCAGATGCTTATCTGCAAGTGAAGGCTGTATCAGACGGTAAAAAACTTGAAGAAGAAAGGAAAATCCTTTTGTCAGCTTTGTGGAAAGGGGTTATAAACAGGTTTGAGGAGAGTTTTGAGATAAACGGTAAAAGTTTGATTGTAAGGTATGTGGATTACTATCCTATCGCAGAAAAAGTTATCGTTCCTGATAAGGAAGGAATTCCTTATATTTCACTGGTTTATCTAATTGATGATCAACCTGTTGAAAAGGTATTAAAGTATGGTGATGTTTTTGATCTGGGAGGGTTGGTTTTTAGTTTTGGAAAAACTGTAGATAAAAAAGGGTATGTTTATGTTTATCTCAAAGACGGTCAGTTTTACATTAAATCAGACAAAGAAATAAACTACTTTCAGATGCAGACTGAAAAAACAGGAAAAATTCCCCAGAAAACAGACAGCCTGCTGGTAGAAAAAAGAATGTATATGGTAGGGGATAAAAGATTTGTTGTAAAGCAGGCTGTCTCCTCCGGCAGAATTGATCTGATGCCCTCAACATCAAAGATGGAAAACGGCTTACAAAAAAGTGTTCTTGTTGTTGAGGTTGAGTATGACGGGATCAAAAAAACTGTTAAGCTTTTAGGTGGAGGTTTCAGATCTTATGTGGTTGGTGAACCTGTCAATATTAAACTGAATAATCTTGAACTTACATTAAGCTGGGGATCAAAAATGATAAACCTGCCCTTTTATGTATATCTAAAAGATTTCATTGTTAAAAGGTATCCAGGATCAATGAAACCCTCATCTTACGAAAGTGATGTTATAGTTAAAGACCCTGTTAACAACAAAGAGTTTGAGTACAAAATATACATGAATCACACACTTGAGTATGGAGGATACAAGTTTTTCCAGTCATCTTATGATCCTGATGAAAAAGGAACGGTCCTTTCTGTTAACCATGATCCAGGGAAAATCCCCACATATATAGGCTATTTTATGCTTGCGTTGGGTCTGTTTCTTAATCTTTTTAATCCTTACTCAAGGTTTGGAAGGCTTGCCAGATTGAAGGTTGAAAAGCTTTTATCTGTGTCTGCAGTTTTCCTGATTTTGTTTTCAGGACAGGCTAACTCACAGGAAAATCCACAAAATATCTCTTTTGAAAAGATACTGCAGGAGGTTAAAAAGGTTAATAAAAAACATGCAGACAAGTTCGGCAGGCTGATAACACAGACATTTGACGGCAGGCTTGAACCTATTGATACCTTGTCTATAGATGTATTAAATAAAGTTTCTAAAAGGACTTCCTTTTACGGACTTAATCACAATCAAATAGTTCTGGGCATGCTTGTTATACCCTCCTACTGGAAAAAAATTCCGGTTATTAAAGTTTCCCACCCTGCTGTTAAGAAAATTCTGGGTATTCCACAGGATAAGAGATACTTCTCCTTTTTAGATGCTTTTGATTCTGAAGGCAGATACAAGCTTTTTGAAGCTGTTGAGATTGCAGGAAGGAAAAGACCTGTTGAAAGAAACCAGTTTGATAAAGAGGTTCTTAAGATAGATGAAAGGATAAATATTCTGTATATGGTCTTCACAGGTGAGATTTTCAGAATATTCCCCCTCAAAGGAGATCCAAATCATACATGGTTCAGCCCGAGGGACGCTGTTGAAAAATTCCCGAAAGAAAAAGCAGAAAAAATAAAGTTGCTTTTAATAGCTTATTTTGCTTCTGCTGAAAGGGGAATAAAGACCGGTGACTGGTCCCTTGCTGATAAAGTTCTGGACAAAATTCGGGAATATCAGAAATCTGAAGGGTCTGATATATACCCGTCAGAAAGAAAGATAAAGGCTGAACTTCTTTATAACAAACTTAATATTTTTGAGCGATTAATATTTGTATATCTCTTTTCCGGCTTTGTTCTTCTTGTTTTAATATTTGCAAAACTTATAAAACCTTCATTAAACCTTTCAATACCTACAAAGGTTGCAACTGGAATTCTTGTAATAGGCTTCCTTCTTCATACCTTTAACCTTGGACTCAGGTGGTATATATCTGGATATGCTCCGTGGAGCAACGGTTATGAATCTCTTATATACATTGCATGGACAGTTATACTTGCAGGAATAATATTTGCAAGACAGTCCCCTTTTGCTGTTGCAACTACAGGAATACTGTCTGGACTTACATTATTTGTAGCCCATTTGAGCTGGATGGATCCCCAGATAACAAGTATAGTTCCTGTCCTTAAATCATACTGGCTGACAATTCATGTCACTGTAATAACAGCAAGCTATGGGTTTTTAGGTCTTTCTGCACTTCTTGGGTTTATCGCACTGTTGCTTTTCATTATAAGAAATCCGAAGAAAAAAGACGAGAAACAGAGACAAATTGAAATATCAATTCTTGAAGCAACAAGAATTAATGAGATGTCAATGATAATAGGTTTATCTCTTCTTACTGTAGGAAACTTTTTAGGTGGAGTGTGGGCTAATGAGTCGTGGGGAAGATACTGGGGCTGGGATCCAAAGGAAACATGGGCTCTTGTTACTATTCTTGTTTATACGTTTATAATTCACACAAGATTTGTAAACTATATGAGATCAACTTACCTTTTTGCTGTTCTTTCTGTGGTAGGGTTTTCATCGGTTTTAATGACATATTTTGGCGTTAATTTTTACCTTTCAGGACTACATTCCTATGCATCTGGTGATCCTGTTCCTGTGCCCACATGGGTTTACTGGGCTGTTGGAATTGTGTCTATCGTGATACTACTTGCTTACAAAAACCGGCAGATAAGAAGTATTTAA
- a CDS encoding MTH1187 family thiamine-binding protein — MSVLVEFAMFPTDKGESVSKYVSRIINMIDQAGIPYKLTPMGTVFETETMEEALEIINKAYKQLEEDCNRVYSVVKFDIRKGRSNRLIQKIRSVEEKLGKQVNK, encoded by the coding sequence ATGTCAGTTCTTGTGGAGTTTGCAATGTTTCCAACAGACAAAGGGGAAAGCGTAAGTAAATATGTTTCACGGATTATAAATATGATTGATCAGGCAGGTATCCCTTACAAACTTACGCCTATGGGAACAGTTTTTGAAACAGAAACAATGGAAGAAGCTTTAGAAATTATAAATAAGGCATATAAACAGCTTGAAGAAGATTGTAACAGGGTTTACTCTGTAGTTAAGTTTGACATTAGAAAGGGAAGATCTAACAGGCTGATACAGAAGATAAGATCTGTTGAAGAAAAATTAGGAAAACAGGTCAACAAATGA
- a CDS encoding AAA family ATPase has product MILKRLRLENFLAHRETEVEFSERGITVFIGENGAGKSSIIEGILYGLFGKTDKGNTADLIYWGRNQAKVELEFKKGSSEYRIERVITQRGKRTVTSSTVYKKEKGRFIPYFQKNVSREIPKLTGLTQKTFLSSVLVKQGDIEGLLDLSPRERAKVLEDILDMTLYQIIVENVANIRRSLQSTVEALKTALQPEEEIQKELKEINTQIRELNEEKSKTKKFLQEKEKEIKKLNEHLEFLMSEREKNIKNKAKIEKSKEIIKISQENIDQLNSKLKEINSLKTKIPELEKQISKLREYEEDLKKISQLLLLEEKIRSVNEKIKEYKEKKEKYENLKTTAQKYSELEKELKEIKDKIKNAEKLKGEKKAVERQLKASEKKVEKLLSDLSKVVEKLINLKKSYLILKDNPLMINQFLQNNEEKINDLIRKKEEIDQQKGSLKAEGEQIKKKINELTGIKGECPTCSRPLDKHTKKELIKHLEKELDQKREQFKQLNKKEKEILSQLEIEKKSKDYLLEFQKLFQDFTENQKENKKLKAKLTALTGEINKLSKLYEKEIEIEQFLKQNKENYHLFKEAERYLKNTDFNKLQENFSQLNNSLKELTKQVNPSEKEKIEKEISSLRNSEKEYTRIKQIISEEENIKSEIEKLQNEVKLNQKIIEKTEKELTDQELIEKNIEETKKNLSQIQSETQKIRDELSKLEESLGKAEGIKETLIENLEKIKANLHQIKTLESKIEKYHKIEFALGPKGIQKVIRENALSELPKVTNIIFSAFGFPFQQIKFSEDFDILLLAPTLERTERYVPVSSISGGQKVALGLALRLAIGRFLSNKADFLILDEPTIHLDQQRRSDLINILINLKEKRFVNQLILVTHDTEIEDAADSIYYVEGGDVKPIT; this is encoded by the coding sequence ATGATTCTCAAAAGATTAAGACTGGAAAATTTTTTAGCCCATAGAGAAACAGAAGTAGAGTTTTCAGAAAGAGGGATCACCGTTTTTATAGGTGAAAACGGAGCAGGCAAAAGCTCAATAATAGAAGGTATACTTTACGGACTTTTTGGCAAAACAGATAAAGGGAATACAGCAGACCTTATCTATTGGGGAAGAAATCAAGCAAAAGTTGAGCTTGAGTTTAAAAAGGGAAGCTCTGAATACAGAATTGAAAGGGTAATAACCCAAAGAGGAAAAAGAACCGTAACCTCATCAACAGTTTACAAAAAAGAAAAGGGAAGATTTATACCATACTTCCAAAAAAATGTATCCAGAGAGATACCAAAACTTACCGGACTGACCCAAAAAACATTTTTATCATCAGTTCTTGTAAAACAGGGGGATATAGAAGGTCTCCTTGATCTATCTCCAAGGGAAAGGGCAAAAGTTCTTGAAGACATTCTTGATATGACCCTTTACCAGATTATAGTTGAAAATGTTGCAAACATCAGAAGAAGCCTTCAATCAACAGTTGAAGCATTAAAAACAGCACTTCAGCCAGAAGAAGAAATCCAGAAAGAGTTAAAAGAGATTAATACACAGATCAGAGAATTAAATGAAGAAAAATCAAAAACAAAAAAATTCCTTCAGGAAAAAGAGAAAGAGATAAAAAAACTGAATGAACATCTTGAATTTCTTATGTCAGAAAGGGAAAAAAATATAAAAAACAAAGCAAAGATAGAAAAATCAAAAGAGATTATTAAAATCTCCCAAGAAAATATAGATCAGTTAAACAGCAAGCTGAAAGAGATAAACAGCCTGAAAACAAAAATACCAGAACTTGAAAAACAGATTTCAAAACTAAGAGAATATGAAGAAGACCTGAAGAAAATAAGTCAGCTATTATTGTTAGAGGAAAAGATCAGGTCTGTAAACGAAAAGATAAAAGAATACAAGGAAAAAAAAGAAAAGTATGAAAACTTAAAAACCACTGCACAAAAATATTCAGAATTAGAAAAAGAGTTAAAAGAGATCAAGGATAAAATAAAAAATGCTGAAAAGCTAAAAGGCGAGAAAAAAGCTGTTGAAAGACAGCTTAAAGCGTCAGAAAAAAAAGTTGAAAAACTTCTTTCAGATTTATCAAAAGTAGTTGAAAAACTTATCAATCTAAAAAAGTCCTACCTAATACTGAAAGATAATCCATTGATGATAAACCAGTTCTTACAAAACAATGAAGAAAAAATAAATGATCTAATCAGAAAAAAAGAAGAGATAGACCAGCAAAAAGGAAGTCTTAAAGCAGAAGGGGAACAGATTAAAAAGAAAATAAACGAACTGACAGGAATAAAAGGAGAATGTCCAACCTGCAGCAGACCTTTAGACAAACATACAAAAAAAGAGCTAATAAAACATTTAGAAAAAGAGCTTGATCAAAAAAGAGAACAGTTCAAACAGCTGAACAAAAAAGAAAAGGAAATTCTCTCCCAGCTTGAAATAGAAAAAAAATCAAAAGACTACCTTTTAGAGTTCCAAAAGCTGTTTCAGGACTTTACAGAAAACCAAAAAGAAAACAAAAAACTAAAAGCAAAATTAACAGCCCTGACAGGGGAGATAAATAAACTGTCAAAACTGTATGAAAAAGAAATAGAAATAGAACAGTTTTTAAAACAAAACAAGGAAAATTACCATCTGTTTAAAGAGGCAGAAAGATACCTGAAAAACACAGATTTTAATAAACTTCAGGAAAACTTTTCCCAATTAAACAACAGCCTGAAAGAATTAACAAAGCAGGTAAACCCATCTGAAAAAGAAAAAATAGAAAAAGAGATATCATCACTTAGAAACTCAGAAAAAGAATACACCAGAATAAAACAGATTATCTCAGAGGAAGAAAACATAAAATCAGAAATAGAAAAATTACAGAACGAAGTAAAGCTGAACCAGAAAATAATAGAGAAAACAGAAAAAGAGCTTACAGATCAGGAACTGATAGAAAAAAATATAGAAGAAACAAAAAAAAATCTATCCCAAATACAATCTGAAACTCAGAAAATAAGAGATGAACTTTCAAAATTAGAAGAATCGTTAGGAAAAGCTGAAGGAATAAAAGAAACACTGATAGAAAACTTAGAAAAAATAAAAGCAAACTTACACCAGATAAAAACGCTGGAAAGCAAAATAGAAAAATACCATAAGATTGAATTCGCCCTCGGACCTAAAGGAATTCAAAAAGTAATAAGGGAAAATGCCCTTTCTGAGCTTCCAAAGGTAACCAACATAATATTTTCAGCATTCGGTTTTCCATTTCAGCAGATAAAATTTTCGGAGGATTTTGATATTCTCCTTCTTGCACCTACACTTGAAAGAACAGAAAGGTATGTTCCAGTTTCCTCAATAAGTGGAGGACAGAAAGTAGCTTTAGGACTTGCTTTAAGATTGGCTATCGGTAGATTTCTCTCAAACAAAGCAGACTTTCTGATACTGGACGAACCCACTATACATCTTGATCAGCAAAGAAGAAGCGATCTTATCAACATACTTATCAATCTAAAGGAAAAAAGGTTTGTAAATCAGCTGATACTCGTTACCCACGATACCGAAATTGAAGACGCAGCAGACAGCATATATTACGTAGAAGGGGGAGATGTGAAACCTATAACCTGA
- a CDS encoding HU family DNA-binding protein has protein sequence MTKAELVAKVAAQAGVTKASAERCVNAFVAALTEALEKGERVALPGLGVFNVKERKARKGRNPRTGEVIEIPARKVVTFHPAKALKERVK, from the coding sequence ATGACAAAAGCAGAATTAGTTGCAAAAGTTGCAGCTCAAGCAGGCGTTACAAAAGCTTCAGCAGAAAGATGCGTTAACGCTTTCGTTGCTGCACTTACAGAAGCTCTTGAAAAAGGTGAGAGGGTTGCTCTTCCAGGTCTTGGAGTTTTCAACGTTAAGGAAAGAAAAGCAAGAAAAGGAAGAAACCCAAGAACTGGGGAAGTTATTGAAATTCCAGCAAGAAAAGTTGTTACATTCCACCCAGCTAAAGCTCTCAAAGAAAGAGTTAAGTAA
- a CDS encoding pseudouridine synthase, with amino-acid sequence MKKIRLDRYLSEAGLGSRKEVKKLVKQKRVAVNGKIINNPSKHVDPEKDKIFLDDLPVEYKKHHYYMFNKPSGYITAKEDKNYPTVMEFFEDNPFYNKLFPVGRLDIDTEGLLLITDDGQLGHRISHPKWEVEKEYYAVVKGNISNTDTDKYKKEGLKFKNFKTKPFNIKVLSSSTEKSEITITVKEGKYHIVKKIMEKLGHPVLYLKRIRIGNLKLDKSLEAGEYRELTQREIEQLKKLVNLKA; translated from the coding sequence ATGAAAAAAATCAGATTAGATAGATACCTTTCTGAAGCAGGATTAGGTTCAAGAAAAGAAGTTAAAAAACTTGTCAAACAAAAAAGGGTCGCAGTAAACGGAAAAATAATTAATAATCCCTCAAAACATGTAGATCCTGAAAAAGATAAAATTTTTCTTGACGATCTTCCTGTTGAATACAAAAAACACCATTACTACATGTTTAACAAACCTTCAGGTTATATAACAGCAAAAGAGGATAAAAACTATCCTACAGTTATGGAGTTTTTTGAAGATAACCCTTTTTACAACAAACTTTTTCCTGTGGGAAGACTTGATATAGACACAGAAGGTCTGCTTTTAATAACAGATGACGGTCAGCTTGGACACAGGATATCCCACCCTAAATGGGAGGTTGAAAAGGAGTATTACGCTGTTGTAAAAGGAAACATATCAAATACCGATACAGATAAATACAAAAAAGAAGGTCTTAAATTCAAAAATTTCAAAACAAAGCCTTTTAATATAAAAGTTCTGTCCAGCTCTACTGAAAAATCAGAAATAACCATAACAGTAAAAGAGGGAAAATATCATATAGTTAAAAAAATAATGGAAAAATTAGGTCACCCTGTTCTTTATTTAAAAAGGATAAGAATTGGAAATCTTAAACTTGATAAATCTTTGGAAGCTGGAGAATACAGAGAGCTAACACAAAGAGAGATTGAGCAGTTAAAAAAACTTGTTAATTTAAAGGCATAA
- a CDS encoding MFS transporter translates to MKKIQAVSWALFDFAETVFSANIISVFFPLWIINILGGSSYHYSFVYSSSIILSILLGILTGKLADEKGIKDIFFRFFVVGVIFLLFCLYFISSLTYALLLFFIMNILYQQSLIFYNSLLKDVSGDKDKGLISGLGVGIGYIGGVFSLLIANYLSDSHSQTFLITAVIFTLFALPSILFLRSEKTEQKKIKIKNILKEKKFLLFLISVLLLTDAAHGLIIFMSVYLNKVFNMTQDQIVNTIAFAGIFAIVSAPIIGYSLKKLKPSLFMKYIFIGWISGFILLFVSNTTTIYAVAIFFGILLASLWTTMRVVLIEISPQSQLTTRFAFMALSERMASVISPLTWGIIVYALGETAFSYKIAALFLGFFPLIGLFIYIKFLRTI, encoded by the coding sequence TTGAAAAAAATTCAGGCTGTTTCCTGGGCTCTTTTTGATTTTGCTGAAACAGTTTTTTCGGCAAATATAATATCCGTTTTTTTTCCTCTATGGATAATTAATATCCTTGGAGGAAGTTCTTATCATTATTCTTTTGTGTATTCCTCCTCAATTATACTTTCAATCCTTCTGGGAATTTTGACAGGTAAATTAGCCGATGAAAAAGGAATAAAAGATATTTTTTTCAGATTTTTTGTTGTCGGTGTAATCTTTCTTCTTTTCTGCCTTTATTTTATTAGCTCTTTGACCTATGCACTTTTGCTGTTTTTCATAATGAATATTTTGTATCAGCAGAGCCTGATCTTTTATAACTCTTTGCTAAAAGATGTTTCTGGAGACAAAGACAAAGGGTTGATTTCAGGTCTGGGCGTTGGAATCGGTTACATAGGAGGTGTCTTCAGCCTTTTAATTGCCAACTACCTGTCAGACAGCCACTCTCAAACCTTTCTCATTACAGCCGTTATTTTCACTTTGTTTGCTTTGCCTTCTATCCTGTTTTTAAGATCAGAAAAAACAGAGCAGAAAAAAATAAAGATAAAAAACATTCTTAAAGAAAAAAAATTTTTGTTATTTTTAATCTCTGTTCTTCTCCTTACAGATGCCGCCCACGGTCTTATTATATTCATGTCTGTGTATCTAAACAAAGTTTTTAACATGACACAGGATCAGATAGTTAACACCATTGCTTTTGCAGGTATATTTGCAATTGTTTCTGCACCTATAATAGGTTATTCCCTAAAAAAATTAAAACCCTCTTTGTTTATGAAGTATATTTTTATAGGATGGATATCAGGGTTTATCCTCTTATTTGTTTCAAACACCACAACGATTTATGCTGTCGCCATATTTTTCGGGATACTGCTTGCTTCTTTATGGACTACGATGAGGGTTGTTTTAATTGAGATATCCCCACAATCACAACTAACAACGAGATTTGCGTTTATGGCACTTTCAGAAAGAATGGCAAGTGTGATATCTCCCCTTACATGGGGAATAATAGTTTATGCTTTAGGTGAGACAGCATTTTCTTACAAAATAGCAGCTTTATTTTTAGGATTTTTTCCTTTGATAGGTCTTTTTATATATATCAAGTTTCTTAGAACTATCTAA